A genomic region of Candidatus Melainabacteria bacterium contains the following coding sequences:
- a CDS encoding xylose isomerase, protein MKKIKVANAPCSWGVLEFELDQKPHTFDRVLDEMAQAGYAGTELGDWGFMPTDALELQNELSRRNLSMLAAFVPVALAQQSAHQEGIETAVKTARLLARVSPHPFIVLSDNNGTNDTRTRMAGRITEQQQLTESQWKTFTSGAEAVARAVLEETGVKTVFHHHCAGFIETPAEIERFLQSTNPLLIGLCLDTGHYTFGGGDALAGYRKHADRVWHVHFKDCQSELAKESREDGWDYFESVRRGIFCELGKGTVDFAGLTRELVDRGYGGWIVVEQDVLPGMGTPLESAIRNRSFLESIGI, encoded by the coding sequence ATGAAAAAGATAAAAGTGGCAAATGCACCTTGTTCCTGGGGTGTTTTAGAATTCGAACTCGACCAGAAGCCCCACACGTTCGATCGGGTTCTGGACGAAATGGCGCAAGCAGGTTACGCAGGCACCGAACTTGGTGACTGGGGCTTCATGCCTACCGATGCTCTAGAATTGCAAAATGAGCTCTCCAGGCGTAATCTCAGCATGCTTGCCGCCTTCGTGCCGGTTGCGCTTGCTCAACAATCGGCTCACCAGGAAGGCATAGAGACAGCTGTCAAAACAGCCCGTCTGTTAGCGCGTGTCAGTCCTCATCCCTTCATCGTGCTCTCCGATAATAACGGCACGAACGATACGAGAACCAGGATGGCTGGACGCATTACTGAACAGCAACAGTTGACTGAGTCACAATGGAAAACATTCACGTCAGGAGCTGAAGCGGTGGCACGTGCGGTGCTCGAGGAAACCGGCGTCAAGACGGTGTTCCATCATCACTGCGCCGGGTTTATTGAAACACCGGCTGAAATCGAAAGATTTTTGCAGAGCACAAATCCCTTGCTGATCGGGCTGTGCCTTGACACCGGTCACTATACTTTTGGTGGTGGCGATGCTCTTGCCGGTTATAGAAAGCACGCAGATCGCGTCTGGCATGTCCACTTCAAAGATTGCCAGAGCGAGCTGGCGAAAGAATCGAGAGAGGACGGCTGGGATTATTTCGAGTCTGTCCGCAGAGGCATTTTCTGCGAATTAGGCAAAGGAACGGTTGATTTTGCCGGGCTAACGAGAGAGCTGGTCGACCGAGGATACGGCGGCTGGATCGTCGTCGAGCAAGATGTGCTTCCAGGCATGGGAACACCGCTCGAAAGCGCCATCCGTAACCGATCATTTTTGGAGAGCATCGGCATTTAA
- the iolG gene encoding inositol 2-dehydrogenase yields MCFQAWEHRSKAPSVTDHFWRASAFKFKPRIKRTHRRHAPAFEEKIVNRNKQLRVAVIGAGRIGRVHAQHLTNRIARARLIAIADTHEPSARKLADELNIDAVYSDHKKMFEKEELDAVLICSSTDTHSQIIQDAAAAGLHIFCEKPIDHEVSKIDRALKAVQQAGVKLQIGFNRRFDPNFRQVHAVVKAGQIGIPHIIRITSRDPAPPPIEYIKVSGGMFMDMTIHDFDMARFLAGSEVTKVFATGGVRVDPRIGEAGDIDTAVVTLEFENGAIATIDNSRQAAYGYDQRVEVFGSEGAVAADNNTPHRTVKSDKTGVHTPLPLNFFMDRYIDSYLCEINEFVQAVLDDADVPVSGADGRMPVLIAQAAKQSLREERAIALSEIAAKISK; encoded by the coding sequence ATGTGCTTCCAGGCATGGGAACACCGCTCGAAAGCGCCATCCGTAACCGATCATTTTTGGAGAGCATCGGCATTTAAATTCAAGCCTCGGATCAAACGAACGCATCGAAGACACGCACCCGCATTTGAGGAAAAAATTGTGAATAGAAACAAGCAACTCAGAGTCGCTGTCATCGGCGCCGGTCGCATCGGACGAGTACATGCACAGCACTTAACAAACCGCATTGCCCGGGCCAGACTGATTGCCATTGCAGACACCCATGAACCAAGCGCGAGGAAGCTTGCAGACGAGCTGAATATTGACGCAGTTTATTCCGACCACAAGAAAATGTTCGAGAAAGAAGAACTTGATGCGGTTCTAATTTGCTCCTCGACAGATACACATTCTCAAATCATCCAGGACGCTGCCGCTGCAGGGCTTCACATCTTTTGCGAAAAGCCCATTGACCATGAGGTGAGCAAAATAGATAGAGCCCTCAAAGCTGTGCAACAAGCTGGAGTCAAGCTGCAAATCGGATTCAACCGCCGCTTCGACCCTAACTTTCGACAAGTTCATGCGGTCGTAAAAGCAGGACAGATAGGAATACCTCACATCATTCGGATCACAAGCCGCGACCCCGCACCACCGCCGATTGAGTACATCAAAGTCTCGGGCGGCATGTTCATGGATATGACCATCCATGATTTCGATATGGCTCGCTTTCTTGCCGGGTCCGAAGTAACCAAAGTGTTCGCCACAGGTGGCGTCAGAGTCGACCCACGCATCGGTGAGGCAGGCGACATAGATACAGCCGTCGTCACCCTCGAGTTCGAAAACGGCGCCATAGCGACAATCGACAACAGCCGTCAGGCCGCGTATGGCTATGACCAGCGAGTTGAGGTTTTCGGTTCGGAGGGTGCAGTCGCTGCCGACAACAATACGCCCCATCGAACCGTTAAGTCCGACAAAACGGGAGTTCACACACCGCTGCCGCTTAATTTTTTCATGGACCGGTACATTGACTCCTATCTCTGTGAAATTAATGAATTCGTGCAAGCCGTTTTAGACGACGCCGACGTGCCTGTATCCGGCGCCGATGGAAGGATGCCGGTGTTGATCGCACAGGCGGCAAAGCAGTCTCTGAGGGAGGAAAGGGCTATTGCGCTTTCTGAAATTGCCGCTAAGATTTCCAAGTAG
- a CDS encoding response regulator yields MDETRVLVVEDDKSNQIVFSTLLKNMGLDFDLAETGRQAVQAVRERTYSIILMDIRMPELDGLEATKTIRSLGSVNGKQIPIVAVTAQAMDGDKERCIWAGMSDYLSKPFTREELEKTIRHWLGPSEP; encoded by the coding sequence ATGGACGAGACAAGAGTTCTGGTCGTTGAAGATGACAAAAGCAATCAAATAGTTTTTTCCACACTATTGAAGAACATGGGTCTCGACTTCGACCTGGCTGAGACAGGCCGACAAGCAGTGCAGGCGGTAAGAGAGCGTACTTATTCGATTATCCTGATGGATATTCGAATGCCGGAGTTAGATGGGCTGGAAGCCACAAAAACAATACGTTCGTTGGGTTCGGTCAACGGCAAACAAATCCCCATCGTTGCCGTCACCGCGCAGGCTATGGATGGCGACAAAGAACGCTGTATCTGGGCCGGGATGAGCGATTATCTCTCCAAGCCGTTCACGCGCGAAGAGCTTGAAAAAACAATTCGACATTGGCTTGGACCCAGCGAGCCATAG
- a CDS encoding response regulator, protein MEKPAILVVEDHVIEQKLLFLLAKKYGYDVQIVSSSEEALSEIEKGRPFALILMDWKLPGSDGLTCTQRIRELERDKGYHTPIVAITGRAMDGDKKKCLGAGMDDYMSKPFTAEEFREMICRWIPDGGGKHASH, encoded by the coding sequence ATGGAAAAACCAGCAATCCTAGTAGTCGAAGATCACGTCATCGAACAAAAACTGCTCTTCCTCCTGGCCAAGAAGTACGGGTACGATGTACAAATCGTTTCAAGCTCAGAAGAAGCACTGAGCGAGATAGAGAAAGGTCGTCCGTTCGCTTTGATTTTGATGGACTGGAAACTGCCCGGCAGCGATGGGCTGACGTGCACCCAGCGAATACGCGAGCTGGAGCGCGACAAAGGTTACCATACGCCCATTGTCGCCATTACCGGTCGGGCCATGGACGGCGACAAGAAAAAGTGCCTCGGTGCTGGTATGGATGACTACATGAGCAAACCATTTACTGCTGAAGAGTTCAGAGAAATGATCTGCAGATGGATTCCCGATGGTGGCGGCAAGCACGCCTCGCACTGA
- a CDS encoding ferritin-like domain-containing protein translates to MTEAVISVLNSLLMEEMTAAEAYRQVVQRQPNLDIKAELEELHIAHSKRAQKLKKRLRELAGKPVERLSRRPPLDFIFNGAADDISSRILMFFENIENGVLALYESSLSDLDNLSLSLVQTDLLPEQDVTHNVVYTLKSAMVSLAKSA, encoded by the coding sequence ATGACTGAAGCCGTGATAAGCGTTTTGAATTCACTATTAATGGAAGAAATGACAGCGGCAGAAGCTTACAGACAGGTTGTTCAGAGGCAACCGAACCTGGACATCAAGGCGGAACTAGAGGAACTCCACATCGCTCATTCCAAGCGCGCTCAGAAGCTGAAGAAGCGTCTGCGTGAGCTTGCCGGCAAGCCAGTCGAGAGACTTTCGCGCCGTCCACCACTGGACTTCATTTTCAACGGTGCAGCTGATGATATTTCATCGCGAATTTTGATGTTCTTCGAAAATATCGAAAACGGCGTTCTTGCTCTGTACGAGTCGAGCTTAAGCGACCTGGATAACTTGTCACTGTCTCTGGTGCAGACAGATTTGCTGCCGGAGCAGGATGTGACCCACAATGTCGTCTATACGCTCAAGTCCGCTATGGTTTCGCTGGCTAAGAGCGCATAG
- a CDS encoding Ku protein: MPRAIWSGVISFGLVSIPVKLYTATESKSLSFHQLHEKCKTRIKEQRWCPHCDKQVDYDEIVKGFEYSKGDYVVVTRDDLEELPLPSKNIINISAFIKAEEIDPLYFNGSYYLEPEKLAQKPCALFMHAMEEKGMVAIGTLALRNKERLCSLRVLGGNLLVEMLLYPDEIRVDMDKKLPAAKLSKQELSMASSLIDMMTQDFQPDDYEDHYREALQALIKAKIDGDETIEQPEETKPTRVVDLMEALRASVENAKSSRSKKSPQAEEEKVLKSIKRQTASKKSADKQAPARKGRRSTGSKPSVKKKAPEKKRGAA; the protein is encoded by the coding sequence ATGCCTAGAGCGATTTGGAGCGGAGTAATTAGCTTTGGACTTGTAAGCATTCCGGTTAAGCTGTACACGGCGACGGAAAGCAAGAGTCTGTCATTTCACCAGCTTCACGAAAAATGCAAGACCCGCATAAAGGAACAACGCTGGTGCCCTCACTGCGACAAGCAAGTAGACTACGATGAAATCGTCAAGGGCTTCGAGTACAGCAAGGGTGATTACGTTGTGGTGACCAGGGACGATCTGGAAGAGTTGCCACTGCCAAGCAAGAACATCATCAACATTAGTGCATTTATTAAGGCAGAAGAGATTGATCCTCTTTATTTCAACGGCAGTTACTATCTCGAACCGGAAAAACTTGCCCAAAAGCCCTGCGCCCTGTTCATGCACGCCATGGAGGAGAAGGGAATGGTGGCGATAGGTACTCTGGCACTTCGCAACAAAGAACGGCTGTGCTCGCTCAGGGTGTTGGGCGGCAACCTCCTTGTAGAGATGTTGCTCTATCCCGACGAAATAAGAGTAGACATGGACAAAAAATTGCCGGCAGCAAAATTGAGCAAACAAGAACTCTCTATGGCTTCTAGCTTGATTGATATGATGACACAAGATTTCCAGCCGGACGATTACGAGGACCACTACAGAGAGGCGCTACAGGCGCTAATCAAAGCCAAAATCGATGGCGATGAGACAATCGAGCAGCCGGAAGAAACCAAACCAACGCGCGTTGTGGATTTGATGGAAGCGTTACGCGCCAGCGTCGAGAATGCAAAATCAAGTCGGTCGAAGAAATCGCCTCAAGCCGAAGAAGAAAAAGTGCTCAAATCAATTAAGCGCCAAACAGCAAGCAAGAAATCAGCAGATAAACAAGCACCTGCGAGAAAAGGCAGGCGCTCGACAGGATCTAAGCCTTCAGTAAAGAAGAAAGCTCCGGAGAAGAAAAGAGGAGCTGCATAA
- a CDS encoding PAS domain S-box protein, translating into MSYIQIIGKRIMLQHERPDLKEQLEQRIAELENELRMLESDIEYAPASTESNIGTEYRSSLERFLAADSIAIIRASLAGAILDVNQAFTDMLGYTREEALSGALQWTEITPPEWIPHDELAKEQILQTGNAAPYEKELVHKDGHKVPVMLAVGGADPNGEDCFCLFVDMSEQKRKEAELKLTEAQFRLLAESIPQMVFTVGADGTTDYFNKRWGELTGFQPTRGFEKTWHELCHPDDVQRVQEHWDVAQANKSVVEIESRYKRKDGTFAWAMQRAYPLIAEDGSIAKWFGTLTDIDDQKRAEEEIRASEVRFRTLADAIPQIVWTADASGQIDFFNNRWFEYTGLTIEQSLDDGWKLLIHPDDLPLYVKEWENAIETGDTYEVNFRLRRAVGVKNGSKNQYRRHLGRAVALRGKNGQVTKWFATWTEIEHQGTNE; encoded by the coding sequence ATGAGTTATATTCAGATCATAGGGAAGAGAATAATGTTGCAACACGAGCGGCCAGACCTGAAAGAGCAGCTTGAACAGCGTATTGCGGAACTCGAAAACGAGCTCCGTATGCTGGAAAGCGACATCGAATATGCACCTGCATCCACTGAAAGCAACATAGGCACAGAGTATCGCAGCAGTCTGGAACGTTTCCTCGCCGCCGACTCCATCGCTATAATCCGCGCCAGCCTGGCCGGCGCCATACTGGATGTGAACCAGGCCTTCACTGACATGCTCGGATACACCAGAGAGGAAGCCCTGTCGGGTGCCTTGCAGTGGACAGAAATCACTCCACCGGAGTGGATACCACACGACGAACTGGCTAAAGAGCAGATTTTGCAAACAGGCAATGCCGCACCTTATGAAAAAGAACTTGTCCATAAAGACGGGCACAAAGTGCCGGTGATGCTGGCTGTTGGCGGCGCTGACCCAAACGGAGAAGACTGCTTCTGTCTGTTTGTCGACATGTCGGAGCAGAAGCGCAAAGAAGCCGAGCTCAAGTTGACCGAAGCGCAATTCAGGTTACTGGCGGAATCTATCCCGCAAATGGTGTTCACAGTCGGTGCAGACGGCACAACAGACTATTTCAACAAGCGTTGGGGCGAACTGACCGGTTTTCAACCAACACGAGGATTTGAGAAAACGTGGCACGAACTATGCCACCCAGACGACGTTCAGCGCGTGCAAGAGCACTGGGACGTTGCCCAGGCCAACAAAAGCGTCGTCGAAATTGAATCGAGATACAAACGAAAAGACGGCACTTTCGCATGGGCGATGCAACGAGCTTATCCTCTCATTGCTGAAGACGGCAGCATTGCGAAGTGGTTCGGCACTCTCACCGACATAGACGATCAGAAACGAGCCGAAGAAGAGATAAGAGCCAGCGAAGTCCGCTTTCGCACACTGGCTGACGCCATTCCACAAATTGTCTGGACGGCCGACGCGAGCGGGCAAATCGACTTCTTCAATAACCGCTGGTTTGAATATACCGGTCTGACCATTGAGCAAAGCCTGGATGACGGTTGGAAGCTTTTGATCCACCCGGACGACCTGCCGCTGTATGTCAAAGAATGGGAGAACGCCATCGAAACAGGCGACACCTACGAGGTAAATTTCAGACTGCGTCGAGCCGTTGGGGTAAAGAACGGCTCAAAGAATCAATACAGACGGCATTTGGGCCGCGCTGTTGCCTTAAGGGGCAAAAATGGGCAAGTAACTAAATGGTTCGCCACGTGGACTGAGATCGAACATCAAGGGACGAACGAATAG
- a CDS encoding PAS domain S-box protein, whose protein sequence is MTASDTSARSSELLLLRAKIFELETRVERAKLQRKLKSTGFKDFTDLDRLRRFVDSNIVAIHRADIYGNITEANDATVKLLGYSKDELYSGRVKWTDFTPPEYLHMDDKAIVQLRTTGRTPFYRKEYIRSDGTRIPALVQVTAINSEATDCFTVVFDLTEMEKLERQLRESENQFRLLAEAIPHIVWMCDPSGKIAYANQRWFDFTGLSTEDHERKWLSVLHPDDRRLCLEEAERAFRTDTTFNMEIRYRAANGSYVWHLVRAQTITDPRTGEKIWFGTSTDIDDKKRAAEEIKESEMRYRMLADAIPQIVFTADAAGEIDFFNDRWFEYTGLSLAQSQNNGWQLLIHPDDLDKYMAEWNRSLATGDSHEIEFRLRRAVGVKTMKNHAYRSHLARAVALRGTDGEVIKWFATWTEIEGTK, encoded by the coding sequence ATGACGGCCAGCGACACATCGGCAAGATCCTCCGAACTGCTTTTGCTGCGGGCGAAGATTTTTGAATTGGAAACGCGGGTTGAGCGCGCCAAGCTGCAAAGAAAACTGAAAAGCACCGGCTTTAAAGATTTTACCGATCTGGATCGGCTGCGGCGCTTCGTTGACTCCAACATCGTGGCAATCCATCGGGCAGATATATACGGAAATATAACTGAAGCAAACGACGCAACCGTGAAGTTGCTGGGCTACAGCAAAGATGAACTGTATTCGGGCCGAGTGAAGTGGACTGATTTCACCCCTCCCGAATATCTGCACATGGATGATAAAGCGATAGTCCAGCTGCGCACCACAGGACGAACACCGTTCTACCGAAAAGAATACATTCGCAGCGACGGCACCAGAATTCCAGCGCTGGTGCAAGTGACCGCCATCAACAGCGAAGCAACAGACTGCTTCACAGTCGTCTTCGACCTGACTGAAATGGAAAAATTGGAGCGACAGCTAAGGGAGAGCGAGAACCAATTTCGTTTATTGGCTGAAGCGATACCGCACATCGTCTGGATGTGCGATCCATCCGGAAAAATCGCCTACGCAAATCAAAGATGGTTTGACTTCACTGGACTCTCAACTGAAGATCACGAACGGAAATGGCTTTCCGTGCTTCATCCTGACGATAGACGACTTTGCCTGGAAGAAGCGGAACGAGCATTTCGCACCGACACAACTTTCAACATGGAAATCAGATATCGTGCTGCAAATGGTTCATACGTGTGGCACCTGGTGCGAGCTCAGACAATAACTGATCCGCGAACCGGAGAAAAAATCTGGTTCGGCACAAGCACAGATATTGACGATAAAAAACGAGCCGCAGAAGAAATCAAAGAGAGCGAAATGAGATATCGCATGCTCGCCGATGCGATACCACAGATAGTGTTCACAGCAGATGCAGCCGGCGAGATCGATTTTTTCAATGACAGATGGTTTGAATACACCGGATTGTCGCTGGCACAGAGCCAGAACAATGGCTGGCAATTACTGATTCACCCTGACGATCTTGATAAGTACATGGCTGAATGGAACCGCTCTCTTGCAACCGGAGACAGCCACGAAATCGAATTCAGATTGCGCCGCGCAGTAGGTGTGAAGACGATGAAAAACCACGCCTATCGCTCCCACCTCGCCCGGGCAGTAGCCTTACGAGGTACGGACGGTGAAGTGATTAAGTGGTTCGCCACCTGGACAGAAATTGAAGGTACTAAGTAA